A region of Haliotis asinina isolate JCU_RB_2024 chromosome 7, JCU_Hal_asi_v2, whole genome shotgun sequence DNA encodes the following proteins:
- the LOC137290397 gene encoding growth arrest and DNA damage-inducible protein GADD45 gamma-like, translating into MTWTVFRDMDTCSSNKKLVDIGDALCKALVQAHRTNRVTSGVMECAKLLRCNPDNVMLCVLPEANGQHDVTLDIQHTLIEAFCWENDIPLIKVDSEEKLAKTLSNEDANNNGDIVRCHSTDVSCLLIEFAKGATSPEDVLLTDYVADVINNDVYPKPVIELPV; encoded by the exons ATGACTTGGACAGTATTCAGAGACATGGACACCTGCAGTTCAAATAA GAAACTTGTTGACATTGGAGACGCATTGTGCAAAGCTTTGGTCCAAGCCCACAGGACCAACCGGGTCACAAGTGGTGTTATGGAATGTGCCAAGCTCCTCCGCTGTAACCCTGACAACGTGATGCTATGTGTGCTGCCCGAGGCGAATGGACAGCATGACGTCACACTGGACATCCAACACACCCTCATTGAGGCGTTTTGTTGGGAGAATGACATCCCACTTATTAAG GTTGACAGCGAAGAAAAACTTGCCAAGACATTATCAAATGAAGATGCAAACAACAATGGTGACATTGTCAGATGTCACTCAACCGATGTCAGCTGTCTTCTGATTGAG TTCGCGAAAGGTGCAACCTCTCCGGAGGACGTTTTATTGACGGACTACGTCGCTGACGTCATCAATAATGATGTTTACCCGAAGCCTGTAATCGAACTGCCAGTTTGA